The following proteins are co-located in the Natator depressus isolate rNatDep1 chromosome 4, rNatDep2.hap1, whole genome shotgun sequence genome:
- the HTRA2 gene encoding serine protease HTRA2, mitochondrial, which translates to MAAARALGVRAAWRGRALLGPTRVSGPTRGLAAAPCPDRGEPPPPPPGGRARWALAGAGAGALLLLLLRARDRDRDRDPPALLPPVRAAVPAPPAPPPGSARAAFNFIADVVQKTAPALVYIEILGRHPFSGREVPISNGSGFVVSPDGLIVTNAHVVANRRRLRVKLASGELYDAVVREVDQVADIATIKINPKQPLPTLPLGRSSEVRQGEFVVAMGSPFALQNTITSGIVSSAQRGSQELGLADSNMEYIQTDAAIDFGNSGGPLVNLDGEVIGVNTMKVTSGISFAIPSDRLREFLQKGEQRKSSWFGSTEMKRRYIGVMMLTLTPSILAELKLRDSSFPDVSYGVLIHKVIIGSPAHQAGLKAGDVVQEINGQAVRRAEDIYEAVRTQNSLTLLVRRGYDVLLVNVSPEVTE; encoded by the exons ATGGCGGCGGCCCGGGCGCTCGGCGTGCGAGCGGCCTGGCGGGGCCGGGCCCTGCTGGGGCCGACGCGGGTCTCGGGGCCGACGCGGGGCCTGGCGGCCGCTCCCTGCCCCGACCGcggggagccgccgccgccgcctcccggAGGCCGGGCCCGCTGGGCGCtggcgggggccggggccggggcgctgctgctgctgctgctccgggCCCGAGACCGAGACCGAGACCGGGACCCGCCCGCGCTGCTGCCCCCGGTGCGCGCCGCCGTGCCGGCCCCGCCCGCGCCGCCCCCCGGCTCCGCCCGCGCCGCCTTCAACTTCATCGCCGACGTGGTGCAGAAAACCGCCCCCGCGCTGGTCTACATCGAGATCCTGGGCAG GCATCCCTTCTCGGGCCGGGAAGTGCCCATCTCTAATGGCTCTGGCTTTGTGGTGTCCCCGGATGGCCTCATCGTGACCAATGCCCACGTGGTGGCGAATCGGCGGCGGCTGCGGGTGAAGCTGGCTAGCGGGGAGCTCTACGATGCTGTGGTCCGGGAGGTTGACCAGGTGGCAGATATTGCCACTATCAAAATTAACCCCAAG cagcctctgCCCACGCTGCCCCTGGGCCGCTCCTCAGAGGTGCGCCAAGGTGAGTTTGTTGTGGCTATGGGCAGCCCTTTTGCTCTACAGAACACCATCACCTCTGGCATCGTCAGCTCTGCCCAGCGGGGCAGCCAGGAGCTGGGCCTGGCCGATTCCAACATGGAGTACATCCAGACCGACGCCGCCATAGAT tTCGGGAACTCAGGGGGCCCCCTCGTCAACCTG GACGGCGAAGTGATTGGGGTGAACACAATGAAGGTGACTTCAGGTATCTCCTTCGCCATCCCCTCGGACCGGCTGCGGGAATTCTTGCAGAAGGGGGAACAGCGCAAAA GCTCCTGGTTTGGCAGCACGGAGATGAAGCGCCGCTACATTGGGGTGATGATGCTAACACTGACCCCCAG tatCCTGGCCGAGCTGAAGCTGCGAGACTCCAGCTTCCCTGATGTCTCGTACGGGGTCCTGATCCACAAGGTGATCATTGGCTCCCCAGCCCATCA GGCGGGCCTGAAGGCGGGTGATGTTGTGCAGGAGATCAATGGGCAGGCCGTGCGGCGCGCAGAGGACATCTACGAGGCTGTGCGGACGCAGAACAGCCTGACCCTGCTGGTGCGGCGAGGCTATGACGTGCTGCTGGTGAACGTCAGCCCTGAGGTCACGGAGTAG